The following coding sequences are from one Gossypium raimondii isolate GPD5lz chromosome 4, ASM2569854v1, whole genome shotgun sequence window:
- the LOC105779086 gene encoding uncharacterized protein LOC105779086 has translation MEAGHMFVKDVRDTMVANRRMTKSMNVEVYSRCLEMFRVTETIDRRPGIPPRSYGVDLRNRRCDCRRVQTFHYLCAHFVALCAKVLLNVEQFIDNVYTLERMLPVWENKFPVLPDLSTWEVPPTNFEIVLDKGLRRNPKGRPQSSRIHNEMDIREKSDGKRCGLCRLVGRN, from the coding sequence ATGGAGGCTGGACACATGTTTGTCAAAGATGTCAGGGATACAATGGTTGCAAATCGTCGGATGACGAAGTCGATGAATGTAGAAGTATATTCACGATGTCTTGAAATGTTTCGAGTTACGGAGACCATCGATCGTCGACCCGGTATACCACCTAGGTCCTATGGAGTTGATCTCCGAAACAGACGATGCGATTGTAGAAGGGTCCAAACATTTCATTATCTATGTGCACATTTCGTGGCACTGTGTGCTAAAGTCTTGCTTAATGTTGAACAATTTATAGATAATGTGTACACCCTCGAGCGCATGTTGCCTGTTTGGGAGAATAAGTTTCCCGTCCTGCCTGACCTATCTACGTGGGAGGTGCCTCCGACAAATTTCGAGATTGTCCTAGACAAAGGGTTGCGTAGGAATCCGAAAGGTCGTCCGCAATCATCTAGAATCCAtaatgaaatggacattagggagaaatctgaCGGTAAGCGTTGTGGATTATGCAGATTAGTTGGTCGTAATTGA